One Ignavibacteria bacterium genomic region harbors:
- a CDS encoding MoxR family ATPase: MNNNMSDAEKIEELNRKYKLLNSEVEKIIVGQKKVLQDIIITILSKGHCLLIGVPGLAKTLIVRTFSEALELKFSRIQFTPDLMPSDIVGTEILDEDGAGSKRFKFLKGPVFANMILADEINRTPPKTQSALLEAMQEHKVTAGGVSYSLEEPFFVLATQNPIEQEGTYPLPEAQLDRFMYNVWLDYPSVDDEIEIVKRTTGVGLHNVQPVFHREEIIDFQELVRKVPVSDELMKYAVEVVNKTRPESSSSPQFVKDYIRWGAGPRASQYLILGAKALAAIEGRYTPSREDVKSVSDSVLRHRLILNFNAEADSVKVDELIKKLIGNNL, translated from the coding sequence ATGAACAATAATATGTCTGATGCTGAAAAGATTGAAGAACTAAACAGAAAATATAAACTTCTTAATTCTGAGGTCGAAAAAATAATTGTAGGTCAAAAGAAAGTTCTGCAGGATATTATAATAACAATACTCTCGAAAGGGCATTGTCTGCTAATCGGTGTCCCGGGTCTCGCGAAAACTCTCATTGTTAGAACTTTCTCGGAAGCACTTGAACTTAAATTCAGCAGGATTCAGTTTACTCCCGACCTTATGCCCTCGGATATTGTCGGTACCGAAATCCTTGATGAAGATGGCGCAGGCAGCAAGAGATTTAAATTCTTGAAAGGACCGGTTTTTGCAAACATGATTCTTGCGGATGAAATAAACAGAACTCCCCCTAAGACTCAATCGGCTTTACTCGAGGCTATGCAGGAGCATAAAGTTACAGCGGGTGGGGTCTCTTATTCACTCGAAGAACCTTTCTTTGTTTTGGCTACTCAGAATCCTATAGAACAGGAAGGAACTTATCCACTGCCCGAGGCGCAGCTTGATAGGTTTATGTATAATGTCTGGCTTGATTATCCTTCAGTGGATGATGAGATTGAAATCGTTAAAAGAACAACCGGTGTAGGTTTGCATAATGTTCAGCCAGTATTCCATCGTGAAGAAATAATTGATTTTCAGGAACTCGTTAGAAAGGTTCCTGTATCGGATGAATTAATGAAGTATGCCGTAGAAGTTGTGAATAAAACAAGACCTGAATCGTCATCATCTCCACAATTTGTTAAAGATTATATTAGATGGGGGGCAGGTCCGAGAGCTTCCCAGTATTTAATCCTCGGTGCAAAAGCGCTCGCAGCAATCGAGGGCAGGTACACACCCTCAAGAGAAGACGTGAAGTCGGTCTCAGATTCTGTTTTAAGACATAGGCTTATTCTGAATTTTAATGCTGAAGCTGACAGCGTAAAAGTTGATGAACTAATCAAAAAGTTAATCGGGAATAATTTATAA